In the genome of Rhineura floridana isolate rRhiFlo1 chromosome 10, rRhiFlo1.hap2, whole genome shotgun sequence, the window TGTTCCAAAGTCACACAATATATCCTACTTCCAAACAGTAATAAATGATTCACAATGCACCTCCATCTCTTGAGCGCTTCACAGGCAATTAAAATATAATCAtcacaataaagaaataaataacctTAATTAAAACAGTGCACCAGAATCTAAAATTGAGATGTAACTATGTAGTCAACAGGGAGCTGCCTCCAAACATGTGGTTTTGCACAACTGTCAGTTTTATCTAGTATATATCTGAAAATAAAATCTGCAGAGACCAAATGTGGATTTTTTGCCTTCTCTGCAGAACTCTGCAACTGTACACAAATGTACAGGTAATACCAACCACATgtagttgtttttaattttgttttagaaaAACTTGCATTACAGTATTGAAATGAACAGTGACTAGGGAGGGGcgaaaatttcaattcagttcacatttcaagcccaatttatcgaattcacactttctgaaataatatgtgacccaaaacacagctatcctttgaaatttgcacttatttaaattttgtgatgcagttcatcaaccaaccagtgtttacaaaaatgcatatattaagggaaagtgtgcaaaaaaggaatataggaatgaaaataacatgcaagaatgcattaaatgatgagaaatggtttgcaaaaatgtgtacattagtcaaaaacctccaaaatgtgtttattcggagaaattcacactaaaatgctggaatattttcatgaggatttttaaaaaaatgcaaattgctgctgaaatatggagagctgaatttaagattggaaaaatgaaaaacaaagagaacagaaacagatcattccatctaaCAATGACCCATCCTAATTTGCGTGATGATGTAAATCCTCCTTGATTCTCCCTCCAGATCTTTGATTATTTATTGAATGAAGGAATGTTATAGTCACTGGTGTTGCAAAAAAATGTGGGAACTGTATGTCAAACTTGCTGTTACTTCCAAAATGTTGTACTTCCACTTCTTCAGACATGCTTGTCTTCTTTTATTAGTGCTGAAAAGTAGTAGTAACCTCACTATATCTTGTTCCCTCTTGACTCGAGAGGAGAGGCAAGTGAATGGGCAGCAGCAACAGGAGTGAGGAGGCAGGGATCCTACCCAGGCCCAATGAGAGCATTTTGCCCAACAGAGACTGACACTGCATACGTTTATGGGGTCTTAGGATATTGCTATGTAGAGTGCTTTGGTAAGTACAAATGGTCACGTTGCTAGCATCTTCTTTACCAGAAGTGGCTAACCTCTTCTTGGGGGGGCTAATGCCCCCCCCAATCTGACCTCCCAAGACCCCACCAAATTTGGCTGCAGCAGTTATAGAGCAAGAAAGCAGATATACTGCCCAGCACCTTGATCAGAATGCAAATAATGCCCCCCTCCTTGCTCATCAGATTGATAATTTATAGCCCCCCTCTCTTCAGCTGCTCTGGATGTGCTTATTCTGTCTGTGTGTGCACGTGAGAGCATGGTGTGTTCATAGGCTCCTTTGGCCACACTCACCACTAGTATGCAGCTCCTGGTGGATTGGCAAAGAGTTAAAGCAGCCCTTCAACCAAAAAGGTAGCCAGCCCTGCCCTTTATATTCCCCAGTGCATGTATGGAAAAAATGGCAAACCCATCTGGTAAGCTTGCAACAGAAGCAGACTGAGCAGGATAGTGTGAGAGAGAAAGTGTTAGAGCAGGAAAGCATCTTCGACAGCACCaggaaagttcaggctaaaacccagtgtggattcactgccccactgacattggagccatcagcCTTCACTgcacattagggatgggatcccttGGCTGGTGATGGttctaaagcattccatcaaccttaCAGGCTGACATCAGTTCAAGTAtagctagctgctgcttttactgatccagggTGTGTGTTTTTcggcttggaaaaaatattgatattaatatcaatgtttttaaaagaagtattgctattttgaaagaaattgtgatatttcctttaaaaactgATATTTTGAAGAAATATATTATCATTctgacaatcaatgttttagaggcagttttttaaaaaaagtctgttttcaaaaatagcagtggaaattcacattaaaatccaatccacagCAATTGAGAatatgcaaattaatggaaaattttgtaccaaatctaaattgggcagaattctagcacctcCCTACTGCACATGAGCTTTTGGGTCTGGAGCTAGACCAAATGCTAGAAGTGCAATTCCCACACCAGTAAGAAGATACCCATCCCTTTTGCCCCGTAAAGGCTCAGATTGTGTCTGCGCCTTTTAAAGTCACCCTTTAAAAGAGCCaaatatttttgtacatttttaataTGCTACATACTAAGCAGTCAAACCTTTATTACTCATTTAATCTGGAAGCAATTACTTGCTGTCTGGATTTATCTCACACACTTTTCAAATCTCAAAGCTCTTTTAACAGTCAATATTTAATAACATATGGCAactatgttcttctaaacatatgagatcgtaagtaaacattcttttttcttttacctaaaggattgtgtctgttgttatttatacagagaaaggtggggctggtttattctcattctgctgcttgtatttttacaactctgctaagaaataggaccaaccaaatcagttcctatttctgtgtgtatttttataataccgaacattcTCAGGTATAGCAATTTGAATAAACGGCAGCCATGCACTTAAAGGGGAGAAACCAAAGTGtatagctgccttataccatgtcaaaCTGTTTGTTCCATCTGGCCTAGTATTGCCTATCCTGACTGGTGCCAGTTCTCCGAGAGTGCAGGCAGAGGCTTTTCATATCATCTGCTTTCTGATCCActtaactagagatgtgaaggactggactagggcagtggttctcaaacttttttggttcgcggcgcactataaaacatataaaaattttctggtgcactttgtgtacaaaattaaaaatatattaatatattttaaactatgaataaaaataacttaaactatagaaaactattacttaccctatacaaatgggtttcttctcatttttaaaatatactttcataatatttgaggcacacctagccacctcttagggcgcaccagtgtgcctgggcacactgtttgagaatcactggtgtaGGGTTTAACTTGTTTCTTGATGCACGTTTAACAGATCAGGTTCACACATACGATCTGTTTTTAGCATTAAATCAAAATAAGTATTTCCTGGTAAACTGGAACATGTGTCAGTTTCCCTTTGAGCTGAAACTAATGCCCAGAAACCAGGACTAACCTCTATGGCTCAAAATCGGGAATCAATTCCTCAGAATTATAGGACTTACTCATTATGGTCTTCTCTAGAAATGTTTTTGGAGTGATTACTATAGAAGCatacatgataaaagtgtagtATCAAAACTGGGTGTTCATGTAAAATGTTAAACTCCTGGGAATCAAATAACCTGCTTGGGGAATCTTTCTTGGATCCACCCCTACAGTTCGTCATGGAAAGCTGCATCAGTTAGGAAGCAACTCAGTAACTTGATCGGAGAGAAAACAGTTCAGTGCTGATTTAGGCCATATATTTTATGGGAAGAAATGTCACTTGCAtgtttgctggactccagttttcAGATTGCTTTGTCCTTAGGAAGCGATTATTTATATATAGCCCAGCCACaaactattgttttcttacctgtATAGCAATGTGTGTATGCCTATAATATGCTATAAGtcgggtgggaaacctctggcccacaggccaaatttaGCTTGCCGGGCGTCTCTGTTTAGCCTGacgttacatattttatttatttattttatttattattttatttatatcccacccttccttccagcaggagcccaaggtggcaaacaaaagcactaaaaacacatcaaaacatcataaaaacagacctttaaatacaccaaaacaaaacaacttaaaaaacatctttaaaaagggtttaaaaacatactgtttaaaaatatatgtattaaaaagcaattccaacattctTCCTCcaacatatgtgacatcaggtgtagggcacgtACTAAtgtggctacaaaggaacaatctGGAGTTCAAagtgagctcccaattgttcctttgctggaggaaGGCCACCTGATTGGTTTGGTGAGCGCGCCTTGCTCCAGTAACAACAAGCAATTTCCACTGAATCCGCTCACTGCTAGCAGTGGTTTCAATGGAATCAGCTCCGTGCTGCTCCTATGTGTCTGATAACCATGTGGCTGTTGGGTGCTCATGAAGCTCTGTGCAACAGACTTTGACAGGTGGCCACGGCAACTCACCTGTCAATTATGTGACATCATAATGTTGACATGTGAGTTATCCCATCCACTTGTCAAAGTTAACCCATGGAGGTGGGGTGCAATAAGGATCTGACCCACCAAgccaaaaaagttccccagtTTGTTGTAGACTGAAGATTCCAATTACAGTCTTCAGTTGTTGCATTGTTCCTAGTTTTTATTTGCGTACAGGAATAACAAAAACGGAACGTTCAGCATATGTTAACATGAAGCCTGTTGGTCCTTAGTAGAATCTTTTCATTTTCACAGAATTCACATTAAGAACCCTCAGTCCATGAGAAATAAATTTGAAAGCTGTTTCATACAACCATGTTATCAATTTGCTATTTTCAAGATCAGAAATAATGTGTGAATTACGTCTTATCAGTGATGGCTTATCATCCTTTATGATTTTATAAAGCAGAAACAGAGATAGGCTGGATCAACTGACAGCCATTCACTCACATCAAAATTAGCCGCTTTGTGGGGTGAGTTGGAATTCTTTTGTGGGATAAAAGAGAATTGGAGTGGCCACTATTTTGTTTTCCCAGATATCTCTATTATGATATGCTTTTTCAATTTAGAAAAATTCAAAATGGCCTCCTCCTTCACCTCTCACTGGGGGCCACCACTATAGTAAACAGCAGTGAATATTTACAAAGAAAACACTTTTACAAAGCCAGCAGATTGCTCCTCCAGCTCATTATAGTCAAGAAATGTAATGCAAGTGTAATGACTGGGAGGGGAGATATCAAAGTACTAATGCAGTCCTGTGCAgatctaatcagaagtaagccccatgagttcattaggacttactctCAAGAAGTATCAGTGAAATGATTTGGAGAATCAAAGTCAGGGGTGGTACAATTCCATGAAACCATTTTACActtacacttacacacacacacacacacacacagagggcccattataaattattattattattatttattagacatatactgcccgactagcaatagctctctgggcggtgaacacaaagaatacaataaaataatataatacaataggaacatataaaataagaacaatctaaaatcaatacaacaaatatgaaaatcaggttaatttaagttaaaatgctttggaaaagaggaaggttttaacctggcgccgaaaggatatcagtgtcggcgccaggcgcacctcctcagggagactgttccacagtttgggggccaccactgagaaggccctagatcttgtcaccaccctccgggcctctctatgagtcggaacccggaggagggccttcgtagcagaacgtagtgtacgggccggttcgtatcgggagaggcgttccaacaggtatcgtggtcccgtgccatataaggctttataggttaataccaacactttgaatctggcccagaagcatattggtagccagtgcaagcgagccataAAGAAGAGACATGAAATGAACAATCCTGCTAATCCTGTTTTATTGCAAGGGAAACATCCCTTCAGGAAACACCTCACATAGTCTTTCCATTTCCAAGTATGGTTGATCTGTATTCTCTCTCTGGTGACTCAGATTCACAAAGATGGAAAGTCTCTGTATTTCTGATATCTATCTGTCATAGTCTGATAGTCGCTTCCATGCGTAATAGAAAATACCTTAACAGAAGTTGGTTTTATTATGATGGCAATGTTGTTGTGGTGATGGGTTCGGTCTCTCCTACGTTCTTCTTCATCAAATAATAGTTGGTAGTGAggctggtttaaaaaaaaatgtggtaGGTTACAGGATTCCTTGGCAGTTTGAAGGCCTTTTGATCTTTTTTTTAGGCAGGCAGAAGATTGTTATTTCTCTCAGGCTGGTGTCTGTtcttttcccttctcttcctcttctgtctTAAAACCAGCCATAGAGAAGGGAAAGGATATTTTTTCTAACGAGTCTTGCTGTAGGCAATTCGCCTGGTGTATTTCGTTGGCATGACTTGCCTCAACGCACTTTGCACATCTGAGGAAATGATAGAGGGGCGTCGGTCCTTTCTCCTTAGGCATTCAGCTTCCCCAGACACTTTTCTGTAGATACCATCTACAAAGGAGTGCAACATGCCCCAAGCATCTCTGGTCATTCGGATCTTCCTAGTCCGGAGCCTCTTTGGCAACTTGGAGCCAATTCTTCTAACTGGTggtttctgccttctgtatcttttcaCAGATCTCATAGTTCTCTTTCGAACAGTGTGCCTTCGTCTGGCCTTTACCCTGTATCGTGGTCTTCTGCGCATTGGTCTCCTTGAAGCCATTTTGTTTCATACACCAAGTTTGCCTGTCTGCCTGACTGCCTGCAAATGCCTGAATCTTCATTGAATCTGTACTTTTATATAAGGCTACATATTCAAATGAGCAGACACTTCTGTGCCCGGTGATTGGCTGACTAGAACAAAGACCCTGTGAAGTACTTCATAATACCTGATACCTGTGCTGAAATGAAGTTCATGGTTTGGTTTGGCTATTGGGGCTGTGTCTGGGACTTGCCTCGTTTCCTTTGCATGCTCCAGTTCCCACACTCCCTCCTTTGTGAGAATTATAGTATGCCATGGCATCTGAATCAGGCAATCTTTGGTACTTCAAAAAGTAGTATTGGTATTGGTAAATTTTATTGCatggccataggccattgcaagtACAAACAAACAGTCGTCACACTTATTAAAATCACTCAGtagaatactaaaaatactatacTAAAAATAGAACCATTATAAACATCACAGACACATAAAACTCTACAAAAGGAAGATCACTCTAAAAGAAGGGGccactgctaacatacaaataaaatgtacaAGTGAATCCTAAGAAACAATGTGAAATAGCAACAAAGACGCTAAAAGCAGTACCCAAGTACTGTGGCTATTTCACTAGCCCCTCTTAGTATTGGCACAATTTAGAAACATTTGATAACTAGCATAGTGTAGCTGAGCTACAAATCAGGAAGtctctggttcaaatctcacctctgccatgaactccctTGGTAAGCCACTTCCTCTAGCGTCAGTGCTTCTATCACCACTATGTAACATAATAATACTAggcttattttattatgtattataagtatttttataccacccttcacTTAATTTCCAGGGTGGTTTCCAAAAAGATTAAGTCAATTAAAGTGTAAatacaaaagagaaaaataacctaaaacacacaaaaacagtataaaaccgTCAGGAGCATTAAAATAGTATCTAAAAAAAGCTTGGGAAAATAAGAAGGCCTTTGCCAGGCATCAAAACGACAGGCAGATGCCAGACAAAACTTTCTGAAAAAGAGCAATCCACAACTGGAGCACCACTAAGAGATATCCAAGCTGTTTTgtaaagattgtgtgtgtgtgtactgccttcaagtcgattccgacttatggcaaccctatgaatagggttttaatgaggctgagaggcagtgactggccgtcATCCCGTCACTTTAAATCATATGCCTTAACTTTggcttccatcatcccacttataaagaaatgaagagagaaaaagagagggagggtgAGAGGCTGGATGGTCTGCTGCTGTTTTCGCCTCTTCTATTGACACCCCCTGCATCAATGTAAGTCCTTGCCTAGCTgtagcttctctgacagaacacttgctttttttaggcaatcctaactccatttacctgggagtaagccccactgaactcagtgggatttacttctgagtagacattttccctccttccttcccaaaagcacattgctagcacaaagaagctccactccacttacctgggagtaagccccactgaactcagtgggatttacttctgagtagacctttttaaaattcaaatgtgaattctccaaagctttccctctcccccatttttttctccttcctttcctcaaactcaatcactgccagcacacagaagcattgcactcaatgggacttacttctgagtagacttttttaaaattgcagtgagtccttcaacgctctctcccccccattttttgcctctttctccccctcccgttttttgcctctttctccccccccccccattttttgcctcttttcttccctcaagctcattcgttgcttcaggctggtctccctttcctcttccttgcacttgcctccattttagctttattcttctttcccgctccgtggctccagcaactgacgtttttcttcagcccatttctgagtggctgctgctgctgctgctagaacaaGGCCCAGGCTGTCCCCggggagaaaaactaattgctcacgatcagctccacggatacagcatgcagggagaatcaccacgtgagcagaagatgtcttttttcaggatgcctgtacacgtggtgatttttgaaatcaccacgtgtagactctttctcacaAGCAGCCGTACCCAGGTACAGGgagcttctacctgggtacagagtaatgtgtgaataccccTAGTGTTAACTATGAAACTATAGATAGCAGTAGAGATTAATTATCTCTTTCAGAAGTCTCCACACCTTTTGCTTCTGAGAGAAAGGAGAACTATAATCTGTTCAAAAGGTGTggttataaaaaataataataaaataaagccaaaCCACTCTGGTCAGTGAGTTGAACAAAACATGGTCAAATTGCACCTCTTCAAAACAGAAGCTGTATTTAACTTTTTGTCCTGAGTCAGTTTCTATGAAACACATTCCGTCTTAAAGAAATATGAAGCAAAATTAAACTTTAATGGCATTAAAAGGCTGAGGGTGTTTTGAGAAGTAATGGCAGTTTTCTGATATATCATGTCAGCTACCATTTTGTCATTATTTTCTAAAACACTCGTTGGTGGGACACTCTTCCTTTGTTAGTTCACCCTAGTAGACTTACCTGGAGTCAACAGGCACTTAGGGCAAAGCTCCAAGCAGCGCTTGGACAGCTGGGCCTAGTCACTgtgtaaatttcccacaatgccccagagagaCAGTACACCAGGAGCATTGtgtgaaattaaaatggtgaCCAGACCCAACCAGTTGGTAATGCTTGGAGTGCTGGGACAGAAAAATAAAACTAAAGGGGGACCTAGAACAGGATCATCAGTAAACCCTGGGGCTCTAGTAGTTGTTCAAGGATTCCATGTGTGGACAGAGCCATGGATATTCTATGGATTGATGAGAGAAACGTCCTCGTGAATCCAGATGTAATACCTCTGTTACACCAAAAAGGCtcttttacatctggaggaaactccaaaaatacaccagatgggaaaccaaagAATATAAGTCAAGACCT includes:
- the LOC133365514 gene encoding uncharacterized protein LOC133365514, with translation MASRRPMRRRPRYRVKARRRHTVRKRTMRSVKRYRRQKPPVRRIGSKLPKRLRTRKIRMTRDAWGMLHSFVDGIYRKVSGEAECLRRKDRRPSIISSDVQSALRQVMPTKYTRRIAYSKTR